CAGCCGCTTTGCCTTTTCCGTATTTTTTTCAATATCATCCCCGATCCAGGAACAATGTTCCCGGATACCGACCCTTCGCAGGAGAAAGGGGTTGAGATTTGATTTTTTCAAAACATCCTGGAACAGTTCGCCGTGCAGCGAAGGTGTGCAGGCGGCGATGATGACGCGGTCCAGCCCTTCTTCGGCAATGTTTTTGCCGATCAGCTCCTGGCCGGGCTCGGAGCACAAAAAAACATAATCCTTTGATACAGTTACATTGGGGCATTGTTTGAAGTGTTCACTCAACTGCTGCACATCAACGGTGTGTTTGATATTATGACCGCAATGACAGATAAAGATTCCGGTTTTCATGACAGTTCACTATTCACTGAGTTATATACTCCATACAGCTTGCCACCGCTTCTCCGCCGGAGGCGACGGTATCGGGAATATCTTTCGGCCCCGAGGCCATCCCGCAGACAAATATTCCGTCCACATTTGTTCGTGATGGCGTCATCGAGTCCACTTTAATGAAACCGTATGCATCTTGTTCTATAGCCATAATATTGCAGAGTTCTTCGGTCCCCGGGCGAGGCCTCACCCCGTTGGCAAGAATGACAATATCCACTTCAATCTCGCGCATTTCACCGCTGAACATGTCCTCCACCCTGACCAGCAATCCATTTTCGCTCTTCGTGATCTCTCCGGGAATCCCCCGTATATAAAAGACCCCACTTTCCTGGGTGCTTTTGTAAAACTCTTCGTAGCCCTTGCCATAAGCCCTGACGTCTATGTAGGATACGTAAATCTCTGCACCTTTGATTCTGTCCTTTACGATACTGGCATGTTTGGCCGTGTACATACAGCATACCCGGGAACAGAACCGGGCATCGCTTTGTCGATCCCGGGAGCCGACACACTGGATAAAATAGAATCGTTGCGGGGCTTTTCCGTTTAATACAATATCGCCGCCTGTCGGTCCCGTAACCGAGCAGATCCGCTCGAACTCGATGCCCGTAACAACACCTTCCAACGTGCCATAGCCGTATTCCTTCTTTTCAGCGGCGTCATAGAGGTCAAAACCTGGTGCCAGCACAACAGCATCAAAGTATAGCTCAACAATTTCCTCTTGCTCATCAAAATTTATGGCCTTTGGTTCGCACGCATCGAGACAGGGTTGCTTGCATTTCCCCCTGGAGAGAAAGAGGCAGCCTTCAGCATCAACAAGGTATTTCTGTGGCGCCGCTTGGGGAAAGGGCAAGTAAATCGCCGCCCTCTTTGACAAACCCAGATTGAATTCGTCGCTTAGCCGGCCTTTCATGATGCATGACTCTGAACAAAGTCCGCAGGCAGTGCATTTTTTCATGTCCACAAAGCGCGGTTTCTTCTGTATGCGGATATCGAAGCCCTTCCCGCTTCGTTGCATACCGACCAGTTTCGCCATGGTAAATAGGGATATATTGGGATTTAAGGAAACCTCGGACATTTTTGGTGAAAGGGTGCAGGTGGAGCAGTCGAGCGTGGGAAAGGTTTTGTCGAGCTGGATCATCCTGCCGCCAATGGATGGACCAACTTCCAGCATGGTCACGTGGACCCCGCACGATGCCAGCTCAAGGGCTGCGGTGATACCGCCGATACCTCCACCAACGACAAGGACGTGTTTCATGTTATCATTCAATACCATATTAACCTTTAACAATATCTCTCAGTTTATCCCTTACCTTGTGGATATCGGCAATGATGCCGAAATGCGCGTACTGAAAAATTGGTGCGTCCGGGTCTTTATTCACGGCAATGATGCAATCGGAATCTTTCATGCCGGCAATATGCTGAAATGCGCCGCTGATACCCATGGCGAGGTACACTTTCGGCTTGACGGTTTTTCCCGAAGTGCCGACCTGGCGTGGCTTGGGAAGCCACATTTTATCAATCACCGGCCGTGAACCGGAAAGCGTTGCCTTTAAAAGATCGGCAAGTTGTTCATAGTCCGGTATTTCATCCTTGTTCCCGATCCCCCGGCCCACGGAAAGAAGAAATTTGGCCTTGGTAATATCAATTTCTCCCTTTTCTTCCTCCACGTATTCCAGGAAGGTTCTCCCTGCGGCAACAGGCAACCCTTCCATTGTCTCAATAACTGGGGACGACGACTTTTCAACGGCATGCTCTTTAAAACTGCCGCTCCTGACGGTGATGACAAAAGGCCCCGGCCCGGCATTTCTAAATTCCCCGAAAATTTTATCGGAATAGTAACTCTTAGAAAAAACATTCCTTTCTTTGTCAAAGCCGTTCACGTCCGTGATCAGGGGCAGGTCGAAATACCCGGCCACGTACGATGCAAGCTCGGCCCCTGAAGACGAATGCGTAAAGACTATGACGTCAGGTTTTTCCCGGGAATCCATCATTGTTTGCAGGACGCCCACCATGTTTAACGGGTTCAGAAAGAGGGCTTCTTCTATTTTTACCCTGACGATGGCGTTAACCAACTTTTCATTCATAGCGTAGGCGCCGTCAGCGACGAGAAGAGAAATATCTTTTTCCATTAGGGCACACAGACCAATAGCATCGAAATTCCTTTCTTCAAAGACACCGCGTCTTACCTCTGCTACAACGAGTGCATAACTCATTGGTACACCCCCTTTTCCTTCAAAATTCCCAGAAGCTCTTTGCAGGCGTCTTCAATGCCCCCGGAGAGCATTATTGCCCCGGTCATCTTGGGCGGGTAAATCCATTTTACGGCCTCTATCTTGCTCACCACATTTTCCCGATAATCTGCCGCCTTGAAGACTTTCCGCTCAACTTTTGAGGCCTTCCGCACTCCCATGATGGAGACGTACCGCGGCTCATTGATTCCGGTCTGAATAGAAATAACGCAGGGAAGCATGACCTTTACCCGCTCCTGGAGGCCGCCTTCGAGCTCTCTTCTCACGATGAAGTGACCGCTTTCCACGGCATCAATGCCGATCACCATGGACACGAAGGGAAGTCCGAGCCTGGCGGCAAGAATACCGCCCATAGCGCCGAACTGATCATCCTCGGACTGTACGCCCGTAAAAATCGCATCAAAAGGAACGCTTTCCTTTTTCAGGAAATTCCGTATCAAGGTTGCCCGTGTACCAGGATCGTGGAGGACATCGCCCGTCTCAATTAGAAAGCCATCATTGGCGCCCATGGCGATAGCCCTGCGCAAGACCTCGTCGGACTCGGCATCCCCGATGGAGACCGCGGTCACCGTGCCGCCCGTCTTTTCAACGATACGGACAGCCTCTTCAACCGAGTAGTTGTCCCAGTCATTTACTTTGAAGGGCACTTTCGATAGATCAACCACCTTCCCGTCGTCAATAATGCGGAGTTCCTCTTCCTGTGTTGCCGGCACTCTTTTCGTGAAAACCAACATATTCATTTTATAATACCTCCATTAAAATCTCGGACAGCTCTTTCACCGCGATCCCTTTTTCCGTTGCCGGGTCTTCCAGGGTCATAAGGCAAAAAGGGCAGCTCGTGGCAATCACTTCAGCTCCTTTTTCCACTGCCTCAAGAACTCGCACCTCGGCGTTTCTCTGATAGGCAGCCTCCACCTCAAAAAACATCCTGCCGCCACCGCCTTCGCAGCATATGGAGTTCTCCCTGTTCCTCTGAAATTCCAGGAGGCTAAGCCCCTCTATCGAATTGAGTATATATCGTGGTTCGTCAAAGATGCCGTTTTGTTTCCCAAGGAAACAGGGGTCATGATAGATAACTTTTTTACCGAACGATCCATTGGGCGCCAGAGAGCCTGCCTTGATCATTGCCGCCAACACTTCCGTGTAATGGACAATCCTGATGCCCAGGTCGCCATACTCCTTTTTGAGCGCATTCATGCAGTGCGGGGAGAGCGCAATAATCTCCTTGACGCCATATTCTTCCAAGGCAGCCTTGTTCTCTTCCTGGAGTTCTTCAAAAAGACCCGTTTCCCCGATCCTGCGTATCTCATTTCCGCAGCAAGCCTCTTCTTCACCAAGCACACCGAACTCTATGCCGCCTTTGTTAAGTATCTTCGCCACGTTTTGCGGTATAACCATGCAGCGGGGATCATAGGCCTGGATGCAACAGGTAAAAAGCAGTATCTTCGAATCCGTTTCGCTGATATGGGGGACTGCAATATCGAGTTTATCGAACCAAGCTCCTCTCTTTGCTCGCGAACGACCCCAGGGGTTCTTCTGCACATAAGTGTTTTCAAGGGCTTTCTGGATAGTTGCCGGGATCGCTCCGTTTTCCACCAAAGCAGACCTCATTTCGATAATGACTTCCGAAGGTTTTACATCCCGTGGACATCTAAGGGTACAAGCGCCGCATGACGTGCAGTACCAGGGAAGCGATTCCTCAACCACGCGCTCAAATTGTTTTTTTCTCATGAGCAGGCGGGTATTGAAGGGAGTTTTTCCTGCTTCCGGACAACTGCCCGTACATTTCCCGCACTGGATGCAGGTTAATACCCTGGTCTGGGTCTGATTAACCATACTGTTTGCACCTCTCTATTTGCACTAATCATAATATTCCGCAACTTATATACCAAGGGAAAATCTAAAAAAATAGACAATTTTTCAGCAAATAATGGGCAAACTACAATTTTGCAAAGGTCAAGATTTTTTGTAATCCCTACTTAGTTCACCATACTTTTTTTAACAATTCTGCTCCAATTATGGCTTTTTCAACCTCTTTCGAACCTTCATAGATTTCGACGATCTTTGCATCTCTGTAAAACCTCTGTATATCATACTCACTTATATATCCGTATCCGCCATGGAGCTGCAAGGCCTGATTTGTTACATATACCGCTGTATCCCCTGCATTCCATTTTGCCATGGAGATTAGCATCGGGTCGGGTTTCCCTTTATCCACCGAATGTGCTGCTCTCCAGTAAAGGCCTCGGGCAGCCTCAATCCTTGTTGCCATCTCTGCAAGCATAAACTGTATTCCCTGCAAGCGGGAAAGTGTCCCCCCGAAGGCCTTCCTCTTCTTTACGTGGGATATGGCCAGTTCGAGCGCCCCCTGAGCAACACCAACACCCTGAGCTGCAACGTGATTTCGTGTCTTGTTAAAAAAATCCATAAGCTGGTAAAAACCCTGCCCTTGCTTTCCCACGAGGTTTGTTAGTGGCGCTTCGACGTTGCTCAGGCTTATTTCTGTTGTATTTGATGCCCTGATACCCAGTTTCCCGTGTATCTTCGTTGCCTCATATCCTGGCTGATTCGTATCTATAAGTATTGCGCTATGTCTTTTATGCGTATTCTTTTCGTCAGGGTCGGTGAGACAGAGGAGAAGGAGATAATTTGCCAGAGACCCGTTTGTGGTGAACATCTTTGACCCGTTGATGATATACTTGTCACCCTGCTTTTCAGCCCGTGTTTTGATGCCTGCTGCATCGCTGCCTGCATCCGCTTCGGTGATACCGAACCCCATAATGGCCTCTCCATTTGCAAGGGGTGGCAGATATTTCTTTTTCAGCTCTTCACTGCCAAAGGCCTGTATCATTTCAGAACCAAAGGTACAGGAAAGAACGGCCTGTCCACATCCCGGGTCAACCCGCCAGAATTCCTCTGATATTAAAGAGTGTTCAAAATATCCCAAACCTGCTCCGTCATACTCCTCTTTTATAAACGTGCCCACAAAACCGTTTTCACAGGCCTTTTTCCATATAGATAAATCAAAATCCTCTTTCTCATCAAATTCCTTTGCCCTTTCCCTGAACTCTCCTTCGGCAAATTCACGTGCTGCCTTTCTAATGTCCAATTGCTCCCGGTTTAGTTCCATGTATATCTCCTTAGTGTGTAATGTTTAGAATCACTATTATATGGTTGCAAGTCAATTTTAGTGGCTGGCAACAGGCACAGGGGCACCGCTTGCCCATCTTTCTTCTGGTGATGACATTTACCCTCCTGAAGATTTTCGAGTTTCTCTGTAAGCATTACCTATCGTTGCTGCTATTTCGCGTTCGCATACTGCTCCCTCAGTTCCCTTTTCAGAATCTTGCCGGCGGCATTACGGGGCAACTCAGGAACGATATGAACTATCTTCGGCACCTTATATCCTGCAATCTTCCCTTTGCAGAAATTAGTGAATTCATTAAGTTCCACTTCGTTTCCATTCTTAAGAACAATAATGGCCGCAACTGCTTCCCCCCATACGGGATGGTGTGCGCCTATTACACATGACTCCTTGACAGCCGGATGGGTGTGCAGAACCTTTTCCACTTCCGCAGGATAAACATTCTCTCCACCGGTAATGATCATATCTTTTAGCCGGTCTATGACCCTGATGTATCCTTTTTCATCAATGGAACACACATCCTCCGTATGAAACCATTCTCCTTCAAAAGCCTTCCTAGTTGCTGCTTCCTTTCGCCAGTAGCCGAGAGACATGCCGGGCCCCCGTATGATCATCTCACCAACACCACCATTCGGAACCGCTTTATTATTTTCGTCAACGACGAGAACTTCCATGTCGTAGCTTGCTCTGCCGCAGGATTCAAGGATATTGTAATCCCCCCTCTCGAAGGCTTCTTTGATATCCCGGATCGAGAGGTTTGTCGTAACACCCGTTGATTCTGTGGTTCCATGGTGTTCGCCTAAGATATTGCCGAAGGTATCTATAAACTGTTTGTAAACAGACGGTATAATGCCCGCGCCGGCAAACCAGAGGGTTCTCCAGCTTGAAACATCGTACTTTTTGTAATCGGGGGAATCGAGCATCATCATTACCATGGGTGTTGCAAACATGCCGGCTGTTAATTTTTCTTTTTCGGTGTTTGATAAGAAGAGGTTCACGTCCCACCGCGCAAAGATATAAGCCGGACATGCCGTGTAGAAACTCCCGAAAAAGGTGTAGTGAGCAGTAATGTGGTACATGGGACAGATAATGAACATACGGTCATCCATGGTTAAATCATTGTTTTTAGAACATACGCGGCCAGCATGATAAAAGTTCGCGTGGGTTTGCATGACCCCTTTAGGAAGTCCTGTTGTGCCGCTTGTATACAAAAATATATAAAGTGTCTAATTGAAGGGATAAACTCTATTATCTTCTCTACAATTTCAACAAACTGTTGCTGAACTAAGAGTATCGTTGGCTCTGCATCAGCAAGCACGGCAGCTATTTCCGGCGGCGCCAGCCTGAAATTACATACAACGAAGATAAGCCCTGCATTCGGTATGTTAATTGCCGATTCCATGTATTCTAAGCTGTTCTGGCTAAGTATAGCCACACGGTCACCTTTTCTTGCCCCTATTTCATACAATGCATTTCCCACCCTGTTTGCCCTATCCTTCATCGCCTGATAGGTTAAAGTTCTATCTCCTTCCACTTCTTTCATTGCGATCTTGTCCGGATATAACATTGCATTTCTGTTTAGCAACGTTCGTATTGTAGAAAATGTTCTTCCTGTTGACATGGGGCGTCCCTCCTTTTTGGGATTAATATTAACTCTTATGTTTAATTGAGCAATTATGATGCCAAAATGATTTTTCCTAATAATAGACCATGTTCCAAGCGTTTTCTGGTTTCCGGTCAGGACGTTTTG
The nucleotide sequence above comes from Deltaproteobacteria bacterium. Encoded proteins:
- a CDS encoding CoB--CoM heterodisulfide reductase iron-sulfur subunit A family protein, which codes for MKHVLVVGGGIGGITAALELASCGVHVTMLEVGPSIGGRMIQLDKTFPTLDCSTCTLSPKMSEVSLNPNISLFTMAKLVGMQRSGKGFDIRIQKKPRFVDMKKCTACGLCSESCIMKGRLSDEFNLGLSKRAAIYLPFPQAAPQKYLVDAEGCLFLSRGKCKQPCLDACEPKAINFDEQEEIVELYFDAVVLAPGFDLYDAAEKKEYGYGTLEGVVTGIEFERICSVTGPTGGDIVLNGKAPQRFYFIQCVGSRDRQSDARFCSRVCCMYTAKHASIVKDRIKGAEIYVSYIDVRAYGKGYEEFYKSTQESGVFYIRGIPGEITKSENGLLVRVEDMFSGEMREIEVDIVILANGVRPRPGTEELCNIMAIEQDAYGFIKVDSMTPSRTNVDGIFVCGMASGPKDIPDTVASGGEAVASCMEYITQ
- a CDS encoding electron transfer flavoprotein subunit alpha/FixB family protein, which gives rise to MSYALVVAEVRRGVFEERNFDAIGLCALMEKDISLLVADGAYAMNEKLVNAIVRVKIEEALFLNPLNMVGVLQTMMDSREKPDVIVFTHSSSGAELASYVAGYFDLPLITDVNGFDKERNVFSKSYYSDKIFGEFRNAGPGPFVITVRSGSFKEHAVEKSSSPVIETMEGLPVAAGRTFLEYVEEEKGEIDITKAKFLLSVGRGIGNKDEIPDYEQLADLLKATLSGSRPVIDKMWLPKPRQVGTSGKTVKPKVYLAMGISGAFQHIAGMKDSDCIIAVNKDPDAPIFQYAHFGIIADIHKVRDKLRDIVKG
- a CDS encoding electron transfer flavoprotein subunit beta/FixA family protein, yielding MNMLVFTKRVPATQEEELRIIDDGKVVDLSKVPFKVNDWDNYSVEEAVRIVEKTGGTVTAVSIGDAESDEVLRRAIAMGANDGFLIETGDVLHDPGTRATLIRNFLKKESVPFDAIFTGVQSEDDQFGAMGGILAARLGLPFVSMVIGIDAVESGHFIVRRELEGGLQERVKVMLPCVISIQTGINEPRYVSIMGVRKASKVERKVFKAADYRENVVSKIEAVKWIYPPKMTGAIMLSGGIEDACKELLGILKEKGVYQ
- a CDS encoding (Fe-S)-binding protein; translation: MVNQTQTRVLTCIQCGKCTGSCPEAGKTPFNTRLLMRKKQFERVVEESLPWYCTSCGACTLRCPRDVKPSEVIIEMRSALVENGAIPATIQKALENTYVQKNPWGRSRAKRGAWFDKLDIAVPHISETDSKILLFTCCIQAYDPRCMVIPQNVAKILNKGGIEFGVLGEEEACCGNEIRRIGETGLFEELQEENKAALEEYGVKEIIALSPHCMNALKKEYGDLGIRIVHYTEVLAAMIKAGSLAPNGSFGKKVIYHDPCFLGKQNGIFDEPRYILNSIEGLSLLEFQRNRENSICCEGGGGRMFFEVEAAYQRNAEVRVLEAVEKGAEVIATSCPFCLMTLEDPATEKGIAVKELSEILMEVL
- a CDS encoding acyl-CoA dehydrogenase family protein, with translation MELNREQLDIRKAAREFAEGEFRERAKEFDEKEDFDLSIWKKACENGFVGTFIKEEYDGAGLGYFEHSLISEEFWRVDPGCGQAVLSCTFGSEMIQAFGSEELKKKYLPPLANGEAIMGFGITEADAGSDAAGIKTRAEKQGDKYIINGSKMFTTNGSLANYLLLLCLTDPDEKNTHKRHSAILIDTNQPGYEATKIHGKLGIRASNTTEISLSNVEAPLTNLVGKQGQGFYQLMDFFNKTRNHVAAQGVGVAQGALELAISHVKKRKAFGGTLSRLQGIQFMLAEMATRIEAARGLYWRAAHSVDKGKPDPMLISMAKWNAGDTAVYVTNQALQLHGGYGYISEYDIQRFYRDAKIVEIYEGSKEVEKAIIGAELLKKVW
- a CDS encoding AMP-binding protein; amino-acid sequence: MQTHANFYHAGRVCSKNNDLTMDDRMFIICPMYHITAHYTFFGSFYTACPAYIFARWDVNLFLSNTEKEKLTAGMFATPMVMMMLDSPDYKKYDVSSWRTLWFAGAGIIPSVYKQFIDTFGNILGEHHGTTESTGVTTNLSIRDIKEAFERGDYNILESCGRASYDMEVLVVDENNKAVPNGGVGEMIIRGPGMSLGYWRKEAATRKAFEGEWFHTEDVCSIDEKGYIRVIDRLKDMIITGGENVYPAEVEKVLHTHPAVKESCVIGAHHPVWGEAVAAIIVLKNGNEVELNEFTNFCKGKIAGYKVPKIVHIVPELPRNAAGKILKRELREQYANAK
- a CDS encoding AMP-binding protein yields the protein MSTGRTFSTIRTLLNRNAMLYPDKIAMKEVEGDRTLTYQAMKDRANRVGNALYEIGARKGDRVAILSQNSLEYMESAINIPNAGLIFVVCNFRLAPPEIAAVLADAEPTILLVQQQFVEIVEKIIEFIPSIRHFIYFCIQAAQQDFLKGSCKPTRTFIMLAAYVLKTMI